The DNA window CACCGTAAGCTCGCATCAGCGTCGCCTGATAGAGAGGGCTATCGCCAGAATCCTGCATCGCATTGGCCGTGCTCACGCTGAGGAGAGCAAATGCGGCTGCCAGGGCCACGAGGAATGGCATGGGCTTGCTTGTGTGTTTCATCCGTTTTCACCTCCTTTCATATTGGGATACACAAAGCCCTATGATGGGCTTGTGGCATGCTGACAATGCAAGACAGAGAATAGAGATAATGCTCGCTTGCTTCAGTTAGTGCTCCAATTCTCACCGAGGGTGGGTGCACGCGTTGTAACGATTCGTCGCAATAGTCGTGCCCCACGATGTTGATTGGCGGCACATACTTAACTGCAACAACCAAAGAGACTTAGCTCAGTTCGGTTCCTGCTGGACTTCGGCCGAGGTGGGGCATTTCTCCACTTTTCGGACCCATGTCGGGCAAGAATTCCCCACGAAGTGAGGGGGCCTGTGCTGAGCGGCACAGGCCCCTTTGACTTTCCGACTTTCGTCTACCTTATTAGCATCGTCTTCCCCGTAAAGACTCTTCCGTCGGCAACCATCCTGTAGAAGTACACGCCGTTGTTTAAATCTGTCGCGTCCCAGGTTAGAGTGTAAAGGCCGGTTGCCTTTTCTCCATCGACCAGTGTCGTTACCACGCTTCCCGTCACATCGTAGATTCTGAGAGTTACGTGAGTCGCAGCAGGAATCATGAAGCTTATACTTGTTCTGTCCGAGAACGGGTTGGGATAGCTCTGGAACAGAGCAAGCGCCCTCGCCTCAATCCTTGTGCGTGAAGAAAGCGCGGGGCCATCCATCGTCCCACAGTGGAAAGGTGCACACATCTCGTCGTTGTCAGGGTTCTGATCCGGTGTCCAGATCGTCGTCGCACAGATCTCGTGGTCGCCTTCGGGAAGAGGGATAGGCGAGAATTCTACGGACATTGTTTCCCCTGGCCCAAGAGTGTCCTCGATGGTCTTTGTCTCCTGGTCCCCTGATGTCATTATCATGATAAAGACATCGAAGAACGATGCCGGTTCCAGTCCGAAGTTCTTCACATGGACGGTGGGGACGTATGGATTGCATCCAGTCGGACCAGGGGGATCTATCATCGTGACACCCAGGTCATGTGGTACAGGCCAACACCAGCGTTTTGCGAGGCACACGGTCTTGGGAGCGAAGCACCTTGTACGACCAGAACTACCTAAGTCGTGGGTCACCTTACACGTCGTCCACCAAGGAAAGGTGCATTTAGTAGGGTCTTCAGGATAGTAGGTTTTTGCCCTACACTTTGTGTAATTGCTCTCATCGAAGCACTTGGTAGGGGCATCTTTGTTGTGGGTGACTTCGCACTTCGTAAACTTACGCTTCTTCGGGCACTTGGTGCCCTTAACGGGGCAGCGCGTATCATCCGGAGGACATTTGGTGTTACGTGGTTTCTTTGTTGGCTCTGGCTTCCTTCCCAGGAGAAGGTCTTGAAGGTCTTCGCCATGCTCGTTGCTCTCAGGCACGTTGCGAACAGTACGCATTTCAGTGAAGGCCTGATTTAGTGTGTTTTGATAGAGCGGACCGTCACTGGAATCATCAGTTCCTTGAGCGGTTCTCATGGAGAGGAAAGCGACTGCGGCAGCCATAACCACGAGGAGTAGTATTAGCTTACCTGTCCATTTCATATCCTATCACCTCCTTTCATGTTCGGATATGAAAAGCACTGCAATGGGCTCGTGATTTCGTGATAACATGAAAGGAAACAAGATAGGTCTGACTTGCTTCAAGTTCGTTCCCCAATGCAAGCGCTGATGATCCTACTGTAACGTCTTATTGCAAGAATTGTGCCCTGCCAGTCCAATTACCCCCATGGTCATAAGCGACAAAGCTGAAGTGTGTTAGCTCAATGGGGGTCTTTATGGTTTTCGGGATTCCTGGGGCAATTCTCCACTTTTCCCTCAGTATTGGGGTAAGAGTCCACAGTGATCCATCGAAGTGCGAACTCAAGAAAAGGGGCAAATGTCGCGGGTTCAAATTTGAGGCAACCAGAAATAGGGCTATGAAGAACCCAATGTGAAAGATATAATGATACGAAACATGAGAGATTGAAGCCAGGTTCGGTGGGGCGGAGCCGTCGGAGTTCTGCCTTGACTTTTCGTGCGTGTTAACCTATATTGCATTGTCGTGACAGAAAACTCCCTAGCCCACGGCCGCTCATCTACCCATCTCTTCCAGAAGGTAGCCCTTCTAATTCTTGCAACCGCATTCCTTTCAGAAATAGCTGGCTTCCTCACGCACCAACTCAATCTGGCACTTGGAGCAGTACTCCTGCTCTGGCTCGCCATAACCTATTTGCCTTTGCGGAAGGTTGCGCTAAGGAGTCATCGGCTCTGGCTAGGGCTTGCGATTCTCATTTCTGCATTCGCTTCCCTCAGGGTCCAGCCGGGCTTAAGGCCACTGCTCGTGTCTCTCTTTCTCCTCGGATTGTATCAGGTCTTGTCAAGCGGAGACGAAACCGCCCGAGAACTGAAGGGTATGGCAGTCGGTACCTTTTCGTTTGGATTATTTCTCATCTTTGAGAAGCACTCGCCCATTGTCTGGTCTGCCATTCAATCATTCTCGGTCTGGTTCTCAAGAGTGATTGGAGCAGCAGGAGGCAGGCAGCTCTCAATCTCTGCGAGCTTTACGGGAGTATATATTACTCTTTTGTTCCTTTCGGTTTCTGTAGCCCTCTTCTTCTCGAGTCGCAGAAAGAAGCCCGTCAGCCTGGTGCTGCTAGTGGTTGCTTTTCTTGTGGCAAATGGTATTGCCATTGCTCTCGGCCATCCACTCGCTCACGCAATGGCGACCGTCGTTCGCGATAGCGCTGAGGGCGTCAGCGCATACAATAGAATCCTCATGTCGGCTCCGCTTCTTGCCTTATGCTTAGGTCTCATTCCGCTCTATGTTTTCACAAGGATCATGCATCCGACCATTGAGCCATCCCCTGGAAAAGTAAGGCCTGTCTTCGGAGGGGTGGGGCTTTCTGCTCTTTTGGTCTCAATCCTCATTCTGGTTCTTGTTGCTCCGGCACGGGATACCGGACAGGCAAGAATAGCCTTCTACAGAGAAGGCTACTTCAACTGGATGAGGCCCATCCATGGGGAGTATGGCTCGCGCAGTTCGGGGATGTTCGGCAATCTCCCCGTTTTCGCTGAAGCGCTCGGTTTCGAGTCGATTACCATAGATTCAATAAATGGTTCAATACTGACTGGTGTCACGGTCCTGTTTATGATCAATATCGACCATGAGCTTCCAGCTCACTCATACGAAGAGATACGGGAATTCGTGGAGAGAGGCGGATCACTTGTTATGCTCGGTGACCACACTTTCTTCAAGGACGAGAGGAAGAACTGGCTCAATGCTGTTCTGAGGCCGTTTAAGATAAAGTACAACTTCGATTCAGGAGACTACTTCGTTGGCGGATGGCTCCACTCCTATTCCTATCCGGCCAGTCCTCTCACAGTCGGTATGAGCGATGAACAGAACGATGTGGGTTCAGTTGTGG is part of the candidate division TA06 bacterium genome and encodes:
- a CDS encoding T9SS type A sorting domain-containing protein, producing MKWTGKLILLLVVMAAAVAFLSMRTAQGTDDSSDGPLYQNTLNQAFTEMRTVRNVPESNEHGEDLQDLLLGRKPEPTKKPRNTKCPPDDTRCPVKGTKCPKKRKFTKCEVTHNKDAPTKCFDESNYTKCRAKTYYPEDPTKCTFPWWTTCKVTHDLGSSGRTRCFAPKTVCLAKRWCWPVPHDLGVTMIDPPGPTGCNPYVPTVHVKNFGLEPASFFDVFIMIMTSGDQETKTIEDTLGPGETMSVEFSPIPLPEGDHEICATTIWTPDQNPDNDEMCAPFHCGTMDGPALSSRTRIEARALALFQSYPNPFSDRTSISFMIPAATHVTLRIYDVTGSVVTTLVDGEKATGLYTLTWDATDLNNGVYFYRMVADGRVFTGKTMLIR